Proteins encoded in a region of the Butyricicoccus intestinisimiae genome:
- a CDS encoding GTP pyrophosphokinase encodes MEQQTWDMDFLHPEVQQEYQDCIMVLVEKLRQFAEQQQAELHRELVSQIAWRLKSEQSILAKLRRKKREKTNDNIYRYINDLAGIRVVCLYLDDVDRVRAFLEKLPGIRVLKIKDFIKKPKNSGYQSLHMQVQFPNMRKVEIQIRTMGMDYWSVMEHELQYKKKSKIGRSLHKELLACASDMRRMDERMQNMRRLLDKQHRENTE; translated from the coding sequence ATGGAGCAACAGACATGGGATATGGATTTTTTGCATCCGGAGGTGCAGCAGGAATATCAGGATTGCATCATGGTATTGGTCGAAAAATTGCGGCAGTTTGCCGAACAACAGCAAGCGGAGCTGCATCGGGAGCTTGTCTCGCAGATTGCATGGCGGCTCAAAAGCGAGCAGAGTATTTTGGCAAAGCTCCGGCGCAAAAAGCGTGAGAAAACCAACGACAACATCTATCGGTATATCAATGATCTGGCAGGCATCCGCGTGGTGTGCTTGTATCTGGATGATGTGGATCGCGTGCGCGCTTTTTTGGAAAAGCTGCCGGGCATCCGTGTTTTGAAGATCAAAGACTTTATCAAAAAGCCAAAGAACAGCGGGTATCAGAGTTTGCACATGCAGGTACAGTTTCCCAATATGCGCAAGGTGGAAATCCAAATCCGCACGATGGGCATGGATTACTGGTCGGTGATGGAGCACGAATTACAGTATAAAAAGAAAAGCAAAATCGGGCGGTCTTTGCACAAAGAACTGCTCGCGTGTGCGAGCGATATGCGCCGAATGGACGAGCGCATGCAGAACATGCGGCGCCTGCTGGATAAACAGCATCGAGAGAACACAGAATAA
- the hisF gene encoding imidazole glycerol phosphate synthase subunit HisF yields MLAKRIIPCLDVNNGRVVKGVNFVNLRDAGDPVELATFYSQQGADEIVFLDITATYENRQTIADVVRRTAQQVFVPLTVGGGIRTSDDFKELLRAGADKISVNSAAVTNKQLIAEAAQKFGSQCVVVAIDARACTDLEQCPSGYEVYVAGGRKPTGLDAVAWAKEVYELGAGEILLTSMDKDGTKSGFELNLTDMVAQAVGIPVIASGGCGNLEHFAEVFEKTGADAALAASLFHYGELTVPQVKEYLNGKNIPVRL; encoded by the coding sequence ATGCTCGCAAAACGTATTATTCCGTGTCTCGATGTCAATAACGGCCGCGTGGTCAAGGGTGTCAATTTTGTCAACCTGCGCGACGCCGGTGATCCGGTAGAGCTTGCAACGTTTTATTCGCAGCAGGGTGCAGATGAGATTGTTTTTTTGGACATCACAGCGACCTATGAGAACCGGCAGACCATCGCGGACGTTGTGCGCCGCACGGCACAGCAGGTGTTTGTTCCACTGACTGTCGGCGGCGGCATTCGCACCAGTGACGATTTTAAAGAGCTGCTGCGCGCTGGCGCAGATAAGATTTCCGTCAATTCCGCCGCTGTTACCAACAAGCAGCTGATTGCAGAGGCTGCACAGAAATTCGGCAGCCAATGCGTCGTTGTTGCGATTGACGCGCGTGCCTGCACGGACTTGGAACAGTGCCCGAGCGGCTACGAAGTCTATGTCGCAGGCGGCAGAAAGCCGACAGGATTGGACGCCGTTGCTTGGGCAAAGGAAGTTTATGAACTGGGTGCAGGTGAAATTCTGCTGACCTCGATGGATAAGGACGGCACCAAGTCCGGTTTTGAACTGAATTTGACGGATATGGTTGCGCAGGCAGTCGGCATTCCGGTTATTGCATCGGGTGGCTGCGGCAACTTGGAGCACTTTGCGGAAGTATTTGAAAAGACCGGTGCGGACGCCGCGCTGGCGGCATCGCTATTTCATTATGGCGAGCTGACAGTTCCGCAGGTAAAGGAATACCTGAATGGCAAGAACATTCCGGTTAGACTGTGA
- a CDS encoding exodeoxyribonuclease III, translating into MKLVSWNVNGLRACLGKGFQNVFDTLDADVFCLQETKMQPGQAQVACEGYNEYWYSAEKKGYSGTALFTRQKPIEVVCGMGMDAHDHEGRIITAEYENFYLVTCYTPNAQSELKRLDYRMQWEDDFRDYVKELDALKPVIICGDLNVAHEEIDLKNPKTNRKNAGFSDEERAKMTELLESGFTDSFRYLYPEQEGAYSWWSYRFHAREKNAGWRIDYFLVSDRIKDSIRKAEILTDIMGSDHCPVLLEIDL; encoded by the coding sequence ATGAAGCTGGTTTCATGGAATGTCAATGGTCTGCGGGCCTGCTTGGGCAAGGGCTTTCAGAACGTTTTTGATACATTGGACGCCGACGTATTCTGCCTGCAGGAGACCAAAATGCAGCCGGGACAGGCACAAGTGGCTTGTGAGGGCTATAACGAATACTGGTACAGTGCAGAGAAAAAGGGATACAGCGGCACGGCGCTGTTTACGCGGCAAAAGCCAATCGAAGTGGTGTGTGGCATGGGTATGGACGCACATGACCACGAGGGGCGCATTATCACGGCAGAGTATGAGAACTTTTATCTTGTGACCTGCTACACGCCCAATGCACAGAGCGAGCTGAAACGATTGGATTATCGCATGCAGTGGGAAGATGACTTCCGCGACTATGTAAAAGAGCTGGACGCGCTCAAGCCGGTGATTATTTGCGGCGATTTGAACGTGGCACACGAAGAAATTGACCTGAAAAATCCGAAAACCAATCGGAAAAACGCAGGTTTCTCGGATGAAGAACGTGCAAAGATGACTGAATTGCTGGAGTCCGGATTTACGGACAGCTTTCGGTATCTGTATCCGGAGCAGGAAGGCGCGTATAGCTGGTGGTCGTATCGCTTCCATGCACGGGAAAAGAATGCGGGCTGGCGCATTGACTATTTCTTGGTCTCTGACCGCATCAAGGATTCCATTCGGAAAGCGGAAATCTTGACCGATATTATGGGCAGCGACCATTGTCCGGTGCTGCTGGAAATTGATTTGTAA
- a CDS encoding acyl-CoA dehydratase activase, translating to MNDLSRQQEYLLLGLDVGSTTVKAAVVKPDEQKPLFVRYRRHHAEQMHAMRLLLEEVREAFPQAAFRIAVCGSGGKPIADCTGIHFVQEVVANASAVRHLYPQTRTAIELGGQDAKIIFFQYDENAGQLVARDMRMNGSCAGGTGAFIDEIAALLKTPTEGFEALASQGETVHSISGRCGVFAKTDIQSVLNAGGAREDIALSAFHAIAKQTIGGLSQGLDITPPVIFEGGPLTFNPTLVRVFCERLQLSEDEIIRPAHPDTIVALGAALSIPELFGQDATDVHVLDHVIAQLRQAETQRKHVVSKHAEPYFSTEQACRAWRKLHESPQIPPITAQAGDTLRVYIGVDAGSTTSKLVLIDEQETVIDKFYANNRGDPIQVVRQGLMELYERYAQRGIRLEVLGLGTTGYGEHMLAKAFGADYHTVETVAHAAAAQTYVPDVSFVLDIGGQDMKAMWIDGGVVTNITLNEACSSGCGSFLEGFAAALGIPVDRIADAAFRSRQPADLGSRCTVFMNSTIITEQKNGRTPEDIMAGLCRSIIRNVFTKVVRISNSAMLGKQVVVQGGTFKNDAVLCALEQYLGQPVTRAPYPGEMGAIGAALLTKRQARNHAVSNFIGFAALPDFQYSKQDGVPCPFCGNHCSRTILRFSNGSSFITGNRCERGEILGNPKDAAVREQVKHTHRSKDEVPNLFRTREQLLFQDYDYPKLDDDKQLTIGIPRVLSFWETMPFWKVFWRSLGYHVQVSDSSTRAMYENGLSAVTSDTVCFPAKLVHGHLRNLKEKGVDRIFMPSITTVKSENLAETSESMCAVVKGYPLVIRNSDNPERRWGIPFDAPLFHWHLPEDRDRQLTQYMQETFGISPQLTRKAIAAGDAAQREFSDRLKAEGQKIIDDVQKRGTYAVVLASRPYQNDTLVNHDLPELFTEHHIPVLTIDSLPDINRVDLRNSRLDIVNNYHARMLSGAVLAAGCDYLEYAQVVSFGCGHDAYLSDEIIRMMNEISGKHPLVLKLDESDATGPLRIRVRSFLETAAQRRKRRTLHVQQLSDPYPTKFTKQDAKERVVLVPNTSHAFSRVMSAAFSAQHIKAEPLPIGRERAIQLGKQYVHNDICFPAQIVIGEALEALMSGKYKDKQVAIGMGKYIGDCRLTHYSALLRKALDDAGFADVPILTNDDKDSHDMHPGFRMNLMSALNIAFALPMIDVLEELLRKMRPYECISGSADAAFEQAMDAVIDGMDHGGILGMRGGFKQAIDIMDKVAYDRSRRRPTVLIVGEYLLNFHPGANHDIEKYLEENGFEIIEARMTDVIRKSYFYIDAQIREYKLKKPLGEKIWYFTADEIFNAAHAMTDAIAQKHPLYHRAARMQEITKDSDPIIHHTFDAGEGVLIPGEILHNAKNGCRNFIILQPFGCLPNHVVGRGIAKRIKELYPDAQILPLDYDPDVSFANIENRLQMLIMNEKSRDV from the coding sequence ATGAACGATTTAAGCAGACAACAGGAATATCTTTTGCTGGGACTGGATGTCGGTTCTACAACGGTAAAAGCGGCAGTTGTAAAACCGGACGAACAAAAACCGCTGTTTGTGCGGTACCGCAGACACCATGCAGAGCAGATGCACGCGATGCGCCTGCTGCTGGAAGAAGTACGCGAGGCATTCCCACAGGCAGCATTCCGCATCGCAGTTTGCGGCAGCGGCGGCAAGCCGATTGCCGACTGTACGGGTATCCATTTTGTACAGGAAGTTGTTGCCAATGCATCTGCGGTGCGGCATTTGTATCCGCAGACGCGCACGGCGATTGAATTGGGCGGACAGGACGCAAAGATTATCTTTTTCCAGTACGATGAAAACGCAGGACAGCTCGTCGCGCGCGATATGCGCATGAACGGCAGCTGTGCGGGCGGCACAGGCGCATTTATTGATGAGATTGCAGCGCTGCTCAAGACACCGACAGAGGGCTTTGAGGCGCTTGCCAGTCAGGGAGAAACCGTGCACAGCATCAGCGGACGATGCGGCGTGTTCGCCAAAACAGATATTCAGTCGGTGCTCAATGCGGGCGGTGCGCGGGAAGATATTGCGCTGTCTGCGTTTCATGCGATTGCCAAGCAGACCATCGGCGGTTTGTCGCAGGGTCTGGACATCACGCCGCCGGTAATTTTTGAAGGAGGCCCGCTGACCTTCAATCCGACGCTGGTGCGTGTATTTTGTGAGCGCCTGCAGCTGTCGGAAGATGAAATCATTCGTCCGGCGCATCCGGATACCATCGTGGCACTTGGTGCTGCGCTGAGCATTCCGGAGCTGTTCGGGCAAGATGCAACGGATGTTCATGTGCTGGATCATGTGATTGCACAGCTCCGGCAGGCAGAAACCCAACGCAAGCATGTGGTCAGCAAACACGCAGAACCGTATTTTTCCACGGAGCAGGCGTGCCGCGCATGGCGGAAACTGCACGAAAGTCCTCAAATACCGCCCATCACGGCACAGGCGGGAGACACGCTGCGCGTATATATCGGTGTCGATGCGGGCAGTACAACGAGCAAACTGGTGCTGATAGACGAACAGGAGACGGTGATTGACAAGTTTTATGCCAACAATCGCGGCGATCCAATTCAAGTTGTTCGGCAAGGTCTGATGGAGCTGTATGAGCGCTATGCCCAGCGTGGCATTCGCTTAGAGGTGCTCGGCTTGGGAACAACCGGTTATGGCGAACACATGCTTGCCAAGGCATTTGGCGCAGATTATCACACGGTAGAGACGGTTGCCCATGCCGCTGCGGCGCAGACGTATGTGCCGGATGTCAGCTTTGTGCTGGATATCGGCGGACAGGACATGAAAGCTATGTGGATTGACGGCGGTGTTGTGACCAATATCACGCTGAATGAAGCCTGCTCGTCCGGCTGCGGTTCGTTCTTGGAGGGATTTGCAGCGGCATTAGGCATTCCGGTCGATCGCATTGCCGATGCGGCGTTTCGTTCGCGGCAGCCCGCTGATTTGGGTAGCCGCTGCACCGTGTTTATGAACAGCACGATTATCACAGAACAGAAAAACGGACGCACACCGGAGGATATTATGGCAGGACTGTGCCGTTCGATTATCCGCAATGTGTTCACAAAAGTTGTGCGCATATCCAATTCGGCTATGCTCGGCAAACAGGTTGTCGTGCAGGGCGGCACCTTCAAAAATGATGCGGTGCTGTGTGCACTGGAACAGTATTTGGGACAACCGGTGACCCGTGCGCCGTATCCGGGCGAAATGGGTGCCATTGGTGCGGCACTGCTCACCAAACGGCAGGCGAGAAACCACGCGGTCAGCAATTTTATTGGATTTGCAGCACTGCCGGACTTTCAGTACAGCAAACAGGACGGTGTGCCGTGCCCGTTTTGCGGCAACCATTGCAGCAGAACCATTCTCCGGTTTTCAAACGGCAGTTCGTTTATCACGGGCAATCGCTGTGAGCGCGGTGAGATTTTAGGCAATCCGAAGGATGCGGCCGTGCGCGAGCAGGTCAAGCATACACACCGAAGCAAAGACGAAGTACCAAATTTGTTTCGCACAAGAGAACAACTGCTGTTTCAGGATTATGACTATCCAAAACTGGACGATGACAAGCAGCTGACCATTGGTATCCCGCGTGTGCTGTCGTTTTGGGAGACCATGCCGTTTTGGAAGGTGTTCTGGCGCAGCTTGGGATATCATGTGCAGGTGTCCGACAGCAGCACCCGCGCGATGTATGAAAACGGCCTGTCTGCTGTCACCTCAGACACGGTATGTTTCCCCGCGAAGCTTGTGCACGGACATCTGCGCAATTTGAAAGAAAAAGGCGTAGACCGAATTTTCATGCCGTCTATCACAACGGTAAAAAGTGAAAATCTGGCGGAAACCAGTGAATCCATGTGTGCCGTTGTCAAAGGCTATCCGCTTGTCATTCGCAATTCCGATAATCCGGAGCGCCGGTGGGGCATTCCGTTTGATGCGCCGCTGTTTCATTGGCATTTGCCGGAGGACAGAGACCGCCAGCTCACACAGTACATGCAGGAGACGTTCGGCATTTCACCGCAGCTGACGCGCAAAGCGATTGCGGCGGGCGATGCGGCGCAGCGGGAATTTTCTGATCGTCTCAAAGCCGAAGGGCAGAAAATTATAGATGACGTACAAAAAAGAGGCACCTATGCGGTTGTATTGGCGTCCAGACCGTATCAAAATGATACGTTAGTCAATCATGATTTGCCGGAGCTGTTTACCGAGCATCATATTCCGGTGCTGACCATAGACAGTCTGCCGGACATCAATCGCGTTGATCTGCGCAACAGCCGATTGGACATCGTCAACAACTATCATGCGCGCATGCTGTCCGGCGCTGTGCTTGCGGCGGGCTGTGATTATCTGGAGTACGCACAGGTCGTCAGCTTCGGATGTGGGCATGATGCATATTTGTCGGATGAAATCATCCGCATGATGAATGAAATCAGCGGCAAACATCCGTTGGTGCTGAAACTGGACGAAAGCGATGCCACCGGTCCGCTGCGCATTCGTGTGCGCAGCTTTTTGGAGACAGCGGCACAGCGCAGAAAGCGCAGGACGCTGCACGTACAGCAATTGTCGGATCCATATCCGACAAAATTCACCAAACAGGATGCCAAAGAGCGCGTTGTGCTCGTGCCGAACACCTCACACGCATTCAGCCGCGTGATGTCGGCGGCGTTCAGTGCGCAGCACATCAAGGCGGAACCGCTGCCGATCGGCAGAGAACGAGCCATCCAGCTCGGCAAGCAGTATGTGCACAATGATATTTGCTTTCCGGCGCAGATTGTCATTGGCGAAGCGCTGGAAGCGCTGATGAGCGGAAAATATAAGGACAAACAGGTTGCCATCGGCATGGGAAAATATATCGGTGACTGCCGATTGACGCATTATAGTGCCCTGCTGCGCAAGGCGTTGGATGATGCCGGATTTGCGGATGTTCCGATTCTGACCAACGATGACAAGGACAGCCATGATATGCATCCGGGATTTCGCATGAATCTGATGTCTGCGCTCAATATTGCGTTTGCGCTGCCGATGATTGATGTTTTGGAGGAATTACTGCGCAAAATGCGCCCGTACGAATGCATTTCCGGCAGTGCAGATGCTGCATTTGAACAAGCCATGGATGCCGTGATTGACGGCATGGATCACGGCGGCATTCTCGGTATGCGCGGCGGCTTCAAACAGGCAATTGACATCATGGACAAAGTGGCGTATGATCGCAGTAGACGCAGACCGACGGTTCTCATCGTCGGCGAGTATTTGCTCAATTTTCATCCGGGTGCCAATCATGACATTGAAAAATATCTCGAAGAAAACGGCTTTGAAATTATAGAAGCGCGCATGACCGATGTTATTCGCAAGTCATATTTTTACATTGATGCACAGATTCGAGAATATAAGCTCAAAAAGCCGCTGGGTGAAAAGATTTGGTACTTCACTGCGGATGAGATTTTCAATGCGGCGCATGCCATGACGGACGCGATTGCCCAAAAACATCCGCTGTACCATCGGGCGGCGCGGATGCAGGAGATTACCAAGGACAGCGATCCGATCATTCATCATACCTTTGATGCGGGAGAAGGTGTGCTGATTCCGGGAGAAATTCTGCACAATGCCAAGAATGGATGCAGGAACTTTATTATTTTGCAACCGTTTGGCTGTCTGCCGAATCATGTCGTTGGCCGCGGCATCGCGAAAAGAATCAAAGAGCTGTATCCGGATGCGCAGATTTTGCCGCTGGACTATGATCCGGACGTCAGCTTTGCAAATATAGAGAATCGGCTGCAAATGCTCATTATGAACGAAAAAAGCAGAGATGTATGA
- a CDS encoding helix-turn-helix domain-containing protein, producing the protein MYFQRLRDLREDRDLRQQDIAELLHTSQTVYSRYERGFQTIPVSHLLTLADFYQTSTDYLLGRTNIRTPYPKK; encoded by the coding sequence ATGTATTTTCAGCGTTTGCGCGATTTGCGCGAAGATCGCGATCTCCGGCAGCAAGACATTGCCGAATTGCTGCACACCAGCCAAACAGTATATTCTCGCTACGAGCGCGGATTTCAAACCATTCCGGTTTCACATTTATTGACGCTCGCTGACTTTTACCAAACATCTACGGATTACTTACTCGGACGCACCAACATTCGAACACCTTACCCGAAAAAGTAA
- the hisI gene encoding phosphoribosyl-AMP cyclohydrolase produces the protein MNLDKFFKKGELIPVICQDERNNEVLMLGYANKQALANTMETGTAWFFSRSRQKLWNKGETSGNFIFVSEILTDCDDDTLIYRGIPKGPTCHTGNRTCFYQEPIWKKPEE, from the coding sequence ATGAATTTAGATAAATTTTTCAAAAAAGGAGAGCTGATTCCGGTCATCTGTCAGGATGAGCGGAACAATGAAGTTCTCATGCTGGGCTATGCAAACAAGCAGGCATTGGCAAACACGATGGAAACAGGAACCGCTTGGTTTTTCTCCCGCAGCCGTCAGAAGCTGTGGAACAAGGGCGAGACCTCCGGCAATTTCATTTTTGTCAGTGAGATTTTGACCGACTGTGATGATGATACGCTCATCTATCGCGGCATCCCGAAGGGACCGACCTGCCACACCGGCAATCGCACCTGCTTCTATCAGGAGCCAATCTGGAAAAAGCCGGAGGAATAA